The following nucleotide sequence is from Pseudobdellovibrionaceae bacterium.
TCCTCCAGGGAAGTCACAGCCTGACTGATCGCCGAACGAGTGAGATGCATCTCTTCAGACGCTGCACGATATCCGCCATTACGCACAACTGAAGAGAAAACCATGAGTTTATTGAAGTCTATATTATTTAATCTCACTGAACAGTGCTTTTAGACCATTTAACTATTCTTATCAACCACATTCCCCTTACATTTCCACTTCACCATCAAAGGAGAAGTCATGACTGATACCGATATCCTTAAGCCTATCAAGGAAGTTATTGCCCAATATGCCGTCCTGAATCACCCCTTTTACCAGGATTGGAATAAAGGACTTCTTAATCGGCAAGTGCTTCAAGAGTATGCGATCGGCTACTACCCCCACGTAAAGGCCTTCCCCCAGTATATCAGTCGCCTCCATTCCTTTTGCCCAACTGAGCCGGGACGACGGATGCTACTAAGGAATCTTAACGATGAGGAGCTGGGCGATGAAAATCATCCAGAGCTGTGGCGTCGATTCGCCCGCAGTCTGGACGTGGGTGATTCAGATCTGGAGCGAGAACCTTCTCAAGCCTCCCGCGATCTGTATTCTCGGTTTTTTTCTCTCTGCAATGAGAGTTACGCCAAAGGACTTGGCGCCCTCTATGCCTATGAAAGTCAAGTTCCTGAAGTGGCAGAAGTCAAAATCGATGGCCTCGTGAATCACTACGGCGTTCGCGATGAAAATGGTTTGAGCTTTTTTCGCGTTCATCGTGAGGCCGACGTCCATCACCGGCGAGAGTTTGAGGAGGAAATGAGTCACCTTAAGCCAGAAGAACTCGAAGAGGCCCGAGATGGGGCTCGCGAGGGGGCAAAAGCAGTGTGGGACTTTCTCTCGTCTTTTAATTATCACTAAAAGGTGGCCTCTGGTGCAAACTCAGCTCCTCGTTCCACAAATAGAGTTTCCAGTTCGGGTCGGCTGCAATCAAGAAGAACGCAGTCGACCCCAGGCCGTCGAGTTTTCAATCCGCCTTGTTTTTGCTGAACCTCCACCGGGTTGTTGGACAGATGAGCTGGAGCACACCATTTGTTATGGCAAGATCACAGAAATCCTCGGGGAGGTCTGCCAAAGCCAGTCCTTTAAACTCATCGAGCACCTGGCCTGGAAGAGTTTTGCAGAACTGCGGCAAATTGCTCCCAGCCGGTCCAGGCTAAGCCTGGAGGTGAGAAAAGTCCGTCCCCCCATCCCCCAGATCAAGGGCCCCAGTTGTTTTGAGATCGAGGACCTGATTCCATGAAGATTTATTTGGGACTAGGATCAAACTACGGCAACCGGAGAGAAAACCTAAGCAAAGGCCTACAACTTCTTCGCGCCGGGGGACTCGTCATCGAAAAAGTCAGTCCTCCATTCCTCAACCCTCCGGTACTGCCAGAGGGCTGCCCGGAGGATTGGTACCGTCCGTTTTGGAATTTGGCCTGCGTGGGAACCTACGGTGGTGACCCCCTAGAGCTTCTTCAACTCACACAAAAAGTTGAACAACAGGTAGGACGCGGCCCCCACTTGCCTAATGAACCCCGCACTTTGGACATCGACATTTTGTTTTGGGGGCAACGGCAAGTTGAGCTTGGTCATCTGCGCATCCCTCACCCGGGAGCACTCTCTCGCTCCTTCACTCTAGCGCCCTTGTCTCTACTTGATCCTTCCTTTGTTCCCCCGGGACAAAGCCTTAGCCTGCTCGAACTCAATCGCGCCCACAGTGGATCGCTAAAGGCGATAATGGGAATTTTTAATCTCACTCCCGATTCCTTTTCTGACGGCGGAGCCTACAGGGATCAGGAAAAATTAAGGCAAGAGCTACTCCGCGCCATCGATTCTGGGGTTTCGGTGATCGATTTGGGCGGTGAATCCACTCGCCCTGGAGCCACACCATTAACTGCCGACCAAGAGTGGGTTCGCCTAGAACCCGCCCTGGCTCTCCTCAAGGAGGTTTGCTCCGGTCCCACTTGTCGCCCTTGGGTCAGCCTGGACACCCGCCACCCAGAAACTCTTCGCCGAGCTGGGGAGTATATTCTGGATCTAGCAAACGATGTGACTGGCCTCAGCTCTCGTGTCTACGTTGAGGAAATCCAAAGACTTGGTATTTCTGCAATTGCTATGCACAGCCTGTCCGTTCCAGCCGATCCAAAACGTCACCTGCCTCTTTCCAACCCAAGCTGGCAACAGATCCTCCTTTGGACTGAAGAAAAAATCCGCACCCTCGAAGACTGGGGATTAACAAAAGACCGAGT
It contains:
- a CDS encoding CADD family putative folate metabolism protein; the encoded protein is MTDTDILKPIKEVIAQYAVLNHPFYQDWNKGLLNRQVLQEYAIGYYPHVKAFPQYISRLHSFCPTEPGRRMLLRNLNDEELGDENHPELWRRFARSLDVGDSDLEREPSQASRDLYSRFFSLCNESYAKGLGALYAYESQVPEVAEVKIDGLVNHYGVRDENGLSFFRVHREADVHHRREFEEEMSHLKPEELEEARDGAREGAKAVWDFLSSFNYH
- a CDS encoding dihydroneopterin aldolase, with product MQTQLLVPQIEFPVRVGCNQEERSRPQAVEFSIRLVFAEPPPGCWTDELEHTICYGKITEILGEVCQSQSFKLIEHLAWKSFAELRQIAPSRSRLSLEVRKVRPPIPQIKGPSCFEIEDLIP
- the folP gene encoding dihydropteroate synthase, with translation MKIYLGLGSNYGNRRENLSKGLQLLRAGGLVIEKVSPPFLNPPVLPEGCPEDWYRPFWNLACVGTYGGDPLELLQLTQKVEQQVGRGPHLPNEPRTLDIDILFWGQRQVELGHLRIPHPGALSRSFTLAPLSLLDPSFVPPGQSLSLLELNRAHSGSLKAIMGIFNLTPDSFSDGGAYRDQEKLRQELLRAIDSGVSVIDLGGESTRPGATPLTADQEWVRLEPALALLKEVCSGPTCRPWVSLDTRHPETLRRAGEYILDLANDVTGLSSRVYVEEIQRLGISAIAMHSLSVPADPKRHLPLSNPSWQQILLWTEEKIRTLEDWGLTKDRVFLDPGIGFGKTALQSLELIRHLDSLEKFNMPLLLGHSRKSFLKLFTESPAAEREAETLGLSMAINGKPVEILRVHDYESHLRAQLAYHAVNG